TTCTTATTCTTGcgtctttttattctttttctaacaCGTCGTCACCTAAGATGTAATTAGTGCATAGAACCCACGTATCAGCATTCTTTCACAGTAAGAATACTGTGAACACCTAGCCATATATTTGTCTCATTTTCCAGAAGATGTTCTAGACTGTTAGTCTGGGAAAGtgggaaaaatatttgaagaaaaggatGACTTGAATGAGCCGACAGCGATGTTTACAAAGTTCGCTCACTAATACGTCGTAACATCGCATTGCTACATTAATTCTGTACACAGAACTTCTTAACTTCATCCGCCTCCGCATCCGGCGCTTCACTTACTTTCTAAAGCATAGAAGGTAGTCTCTTTGCTTGTGTTATAGCTTTGTACCACAATTTCATTCTTTACTGTTTCATTTCGTAATTCTTTGCCTTTCTAGCAGAACATCTTCCAGGACACTCATGTAAAATGCTCATTGTAAATTGTAataagttctaaaaaaaaacgtggtcTAGGTGTGGCTAATGCTAAAGCAACGATATGGCTGTTTTTAGGGCAACccttcttctctaaaaaacTGCCTAAAATATTTTCCCTGGTCCTTTGACGAAGTTAATCGCGATCCCcaggaaataataatatccAAAGAAAcagagcttttttggtcattaaactgcattaaatccacttttaaactgctgaaaactacgaataattaaattcttcattttttaagagTGGGTTCAACTTTCTACGTGTTTTggtgttttgcaaaaattggaCTCAGGGGGTGCCGAACCTGAGACGTCCCATTCTTACATTCTCAACTCgttgtacattttcaaaacaaaatgttggggcTTCCATGCTGTCCTACTttagaaagtaaataaatataacattatttgttgttttgtgttgTTGTCATCTGTtgtttattgtattgtttattttatcatgTAATCATCtaattctaatatttttgtCGTGGTAATCATTTCATCATGCACTCACTACCGCCCACTGCACACTCCCATACGACCTCCGTCCCTTGCAACCCCTGCCTCTACCACCCCcatgggaaaatcccatcacatgTTTGACCCTGGTTTGCaatgttattttgtttattatctGAACTATTTCTGCTTCGATAGCATCGATAATGGTATCTCGTGTCTCTGTTAAAGTCAGAATATCcttccaatttttaatttaacatGTTACGGCACCCTTTcaattttcatgaaatataAAAGCTACAAATTTATCGTAAACCTGCTCGTAACTATATCGCATGATGGGAACAGAATGTGCTCACCGTGCGAGATTTTAGCGGAGGTGAGGGgtttttcgtttctatttCTAACCTATTCTGAGTGACGATCTcaaagaacgcggtggttcaccaacCACCGCTAGTCGCTCAGTTTGTTTCCCTTTTGGAATTGTTGAGCAGTACACTTAGAACGTTTTCGAggcttggcgaggagagaggaggagttcgGTGGGATATGCTTAGCATCATAGACCTCCAACCATTTTCAGaactttgataaagacgaagttCTTGAAACGTCAGAccaataataaaatttcaccagaacttcgttggcataacaagaaaacatagatcAATTCAGAGCAATTATTTGAGCAAAAGGCCCCCTAGTAAGTTTTCTCCAAAAAGATTTGGAAGATATATATAAACTAAGAATAGAACAGTTAGTTTTCCAGCACATCTACATTCAACgaattttaaattctatttcaGTGGCGGCGGCTGTGGATAGCTCACGAGTCCCGATCAACCTCACGACTATGGGACTGCTCCGATCGCCGATCTCTGATGTGCATTTCGTCGGTGATGCAATCGTGTACGAAAATATCAACCAGGGATATATGCGATTGCCACTGGACACAATGAAGCCTGAACCGCTACTCGACAGATCCTCTCTGGTAACTCCCTAAATTAGACTCTTTTTTTATGCCCAATTCTTTTGAAGTTCGATTATTCTAGTTTATTTACGTACTGACGACAATGCGAGTGTTGACGCTTTTTGAACGTAGTTACAGCGTAGGTTTTCGCCTTCTCATAACGAGAGTAGTTAATTTCGTTGTCACAAATCCTTCTTCTCCCAGATTCACTCGGATATCATTGAGTATCATTGAAACGAATTAAAGCATAAAAGGGTTAAAGTCAGTGGCTTTAACCAGTCCTCTTTGGACGCTTTCGACTTccgttcggaatcgtttgaagtgCATGAACGTGTGCCTGTCTTTTACAGTTATTTGCGCGGGTACTCGTTGTATTTCATCCTTCCACAGAGGTCTGGTATCGATTCGTCCATTTCTGATTTGATGAAACTTTGGTTGCCATTGGGCGGTTTTCGAACCAGTGCTGTCGCAGCCAAACCTCTTATCAACTACACTATACCTTCTTTCTAATCGAtcttacttttaaaaaattggaagaactGTGTCATATGTGTTTGACAATTGTGTTCTCATTTTACAGAATGATTGACCATTTATCACATTGCTCTTGGTAGCTAAAAAAACGTGACCATATCTGGTCACACTGTCGTTATTTTGTTAAGAAGTACAACTACAAACTTAAAAACTCTACGAATCAATGAAGGATTTTCTTCCAGTCAAAATGGGCACATGAgatgtttaaaaaagtgattgaTTTCTTACCTATTGATGTTACGCAACGACGATTTGGTAAGCCATAATCTACAACATTAACTTAAATCGCTAATGAACCTAAGTATTCAATTGAATTTAACAAAAGAAACGCCTTATGTAAGAATGGCGAGATGTCGTCTCATCATCCAACCTCCTTCAGATTTGAAAGTttcgaatgaaataaaagctgtttatttttcgaaagagATACGAACTAAGACCTACCTGGCGTGCATCCGAAATGCTTCAGTGTGATGTGTGTCCTCGTATTTTGCTTTCCCGTACTTGCTACTGTCATGCTTCCTCTACctgaattttcagaaataataCACGCACCAACGCAGCTGGGCATAGATTCAGTAGCTAGCAGCTGACATGATATTATGTAGGATCTTTATCTTTCTGAGTATGGCAGTGATGACCATTGTTTGTCAAACCGAACTGagacaaagagaagaaaaagggaatCTTAGTAAtattgatcaccttgatcaccttggctcccgttgatcttcgaactggtcgagcgggcgccagtaattcttccatttgtcccgatcgcgtgccagagtagcccagtggtccctcctttcgcgtgggacacgaagagcatcatatttttctttgaaggacttcgtgaagaaatctgaccatcgggtcggcggtcttcctgtagtgcacttaatatcgcggggaacccagtcgctcacggctctggtccaacggttgtcgttgaagcgcatcacgtgtccggcccaacttattttactttccttttcaaacgcggcggcgtctctaatcttcgatcgttgacgtaggagagaacttcgaatcccgtccctcacttgcatgaaacgggatactcctagcatcactctctcaattgcgcgttcaatgacgctcaccgcgttttcttcctgcttgcgaaatgcccaggtttccgaagcataggtcaaagcaggaagtacggtggtgttgaagaggtgagcacggagccgggtgttcctggtcttcttcactacatcctcgatgtagtgaagaagacctccaagccgctcgtctcctcctgcccagctcgggggtcaggtcgttcatcatgttcagttcccgacccagataaacttagctggtgcattcggatatgttagttccgttgagcgtgaatggggcatccgagacccatccgttccgcatgaacatcatcttttgtagattcagctgaagaccgatgaatccacatgtttcgtcgaattcggtcagaaTTCGTCTCGCTTGGCTggtgctaggtgttatcagtacgatgtcatcagcaaagcgcaaatggtgtagctgccgaccatcaaccttcactcccatgtcgtctcatttcaactttcgcattgcgttctcgagggtggctgtgaatattttgggtgaaattgtatcaccctgtcggacccccctcttcacgtcaatgatgacgttcttgtagaatggcgaaattccggtcgtgaatttactgtacaactctcgaagtacctttatgtactgagtagggacgccttggttgtccaaggcttccacgaccgcttccgtctcaactgagtcaaaggctttcttcaaggcgatgaaggtgagacagagcggcatcttgtactctcgtgatacctcgatgagtttcgaaacagtgtgaatgtggtcaatcgtgctgaatccttttcgaaaccctgcttgctcgcattgctgtccttcatccaagactgtttcaatcctattaaggattactcttgtaaagagtttgtagatgacggacagtaggcagattggacgatagttgccgatgtcatgtggatcttcctttttatacaacaacacggtctttctcgtcttccactgtttaggaacattgcattccgacagataacgtgtaaagagcctcaccagggtgttgatgagtactggcggaaggctctttaggtgttctggtcttattctgtcggggccgggtgccgtacgatttcctaccgacatgatagcatgtcgtatttcagAGGgaaaacctctggaatgacttgtccatcttccctcagatggtgaggaggcaagtggacatggctgtcgaagagatcagagtagaagtcgtagattattttctccatcccccttctcgatgcaatggctgttccctttgggttccggagagcaatcatcctcgtcttgcgactggcgatgtctcgacgggcatagcggatgcttttccccgcctctgcagcttcagccagcacttctgctcttctctctttaaggtcttcctttatcgcttctctgcaaagccttgcgagctcggacgtgagttcttggttccctgcggctcatgctgctccacgctggcgtatcagctcaagagtttcaagagacaggcgtctcttggtggttttaagactctcagccttctccgcgcagtcgtgaaggtgttcaacaagccggtcatattcctcgtcgatgttgttcattgcggaatcttcccaaaagcgaagagatcccagttgatgatagtcctgggatttctctatgtgaacttggcggctttctctgctctccttgtgaaggaaatacttcctcggaggaggcgatggtccgatcccgtatagaactttggtacaacagcgacgtccgtcaggcagaaccttttattgacgatgatgtggtctatttcattacggtaccttccaccgggtgactcccacgtccagcgtagagaggagggcttctgcaATTTccagttcccatggatggtcttagtcgtcatgatgaactctgaaagcctctctccctgctcaTCCCACTTAAGGTCATGTGTTCCGGTGTGAAATTCtccaggcgttcttctggggccaactttggcgtcgaaatcgccaattatgaccttgtagaaggcatgatcttctcggtagaacttctccaggtccatatagaaagcttcgacttcttcttcttcgtagcttgatgttggagcgtaagcgacgaagatagtcaaagctggtgttgcaccacatcttctcatccgcagacttCCGATTCGGgacgtaagttgttcgaaatagtcgatgttctttgccatactcgtgttgacggggacgccaactccaccaacacctctactgccgaatgttcctaagaacagttcttctccagtttcatatacggcgttgagagggtgacgtcgtctcgtctcggtcagtccgatgacgccgtacttgatcttcttggcttgcatcatcagatcttcgatggccgcttctgATGCAAGCGTaggtgcgttataagtacagatcgccatcctagtccttttccgtttgggtagcctacatgactcctgcaaccccgtcctacctggccctaccgtaccaggctttcctccggaatcaggagactcttttctattactgtgttttgcgtaaaaattttaaaacccatgggcaggttgcaagcctctagtcccatgagtttctgggagaacttccgttctcccggagtggacatgtggagcttatttgttggaggcgactccaaaccgcctcccttgcacctcccagtcacttgattgcaggcttttggccggaccgacgtgggtacaaggatgtcatgagtcagccCTCCTCAGCAAAAACAAGGCGTCCATcctctgaatccacctgcgtctctgggcaagcacaaggtcgcttttggttcgCGATTAGctccctatccgccacccggggacgcgccacgtagcctcgcgactaaccggctatgatccctctagtgagggagattcgtggttagtcgcgagggttagtaatattactattacatATTCGTCCGGAAGGACCGTGACTATTCACAACCGACGTTGCCTCGCCTATGCGTAACACACAATTACTTGAACATATGGCCTTTTGCTGAACGTGCCGGCCCCAGCATATTTTCCGCTCATTTCGtcatttcgttccctcgccactGTAGTCCAAGATACTCTCAAGTTTTCTCAGTAACGCTGACGAGTTCCTTCAGCTATACAGCTGAGCTTTTAGTTGGTCCATCAGAGTtgcgaacacatcaccccatctAGTTGACAGCCTCACTCGAGAGCGTTTAGCACTTCTTAAGATCCACTCAAGTGTTCCTTTattccatctatcgtcgattcttctcacatgtgaccggcccatctgtCTTTTGCTtacgatatatattccgctgggtcgcgaacaCGAAACATTGCTCTTAAGTCGGATTGCAAAGCCcggttgtgtgcgccggtcaaacttcagaagacatctctcaaggaaTCAGTGGGTAGTGAGTAGTTTCCTAGATGTGGCAGCGGCGTctcccacgtctccgctgcttAACAGAGCGCTAGAAGAACCgtcgagtcaaacagatgggcacggagCCCCTGGTACTTTAATTGGTGTTTCCgtgacgggtgcgaatgccTCCCACGCTGCTCACATCTTTCTATTCAGTGCTTCCTTCAagttgtttttcaaattcatacTACGTCCAAGATATACGCATAATGAATATTCCACAATCTGGGAGCATTAatgttgtactcctccgtccttgCAGCagacgttcttcatgaattgtgctttttttcggtTTATTCGCAATCCGCCTCTGGACACCGTCtctggacactgttctcgcgttgtaagtgcGAATTCTGAGGCAGTCTCCGTGACAAGTAGTGCGTGTCGCCTTGATCCTAAACCAAAAACGTCTTGAGCAATTTGAGATTTGatcgtgtactactttttgagcagaaacAAGGTTGTTAGTGatttttattctggctaaggtttcggcgtcgtcgccttcttcagagcctggaaaaatcaaagatttgaTCGTTTCTCACCGGTCGCATCCCGTCCGACATCTGAGACAGTACTTTTGTTTTCAGGCAGGCCGATGCCCAACCAATACGGATCGGAGGACTACACTGCGACATTTTGGTAAGACGGCAGTGAAGCTTAGAAGTCGTtcactcttagctaggctttcGACTCCGATAAGTGGAAAAGTGTAGAACTCCTTGACAGCTTCCGAGACCCTGTCATAAGACGTActtccgctgtgcatcgcaacTGGACAAAAAGCCCCACCTCCACACCACTATGAAGTGCTAAACCGTTGTGAAGAAATACAACACATGGTCGACATCAAAAATGTTCAACCGGATACGCGCGATCTGTTCACTGCAACCTACGCTCTTTCTCACGCTTAACGTCCTTCACGCTCCTTTTCGTTCTAGCCAACCTTAAACAAAGGCGTTTCGGGTGTTTTGGTTGGAAACCTGCATGGACGACTATGTTTGCCAAAAAAAGCTGAAGTTATGATGTCATGTgtgaaagtgatttcatttcgAAGCTGCACAATGTTTCTCTGGAAAATAGCTGTTATTTGACATTGAATCACTGTTTGAACAATCCTTTTTCAACACTGGTCTGTCAATGCAtcatttattggttttttttttcagttgatgTACACTCGTGAAGAACCCTCTCACGATTTGCGATATTTTGCTTTGTTTAAGCCGACTTCTGACCAAGTACGTTCCTTTTTACTGTCTGTTTATCGCCATTCTTTGgcaaaggagaaaaaggcTGAGGACTTCTTTCTGTTGCAGGTCTCCGCAAAATTTAATGCCACATACGCTATCTCAATCCTCAACAGAGAGACTTTGTAAGTTCTCGACAAACAAGAATATGAACTATGCCAGAACCTTatatgtgaacaaaaaaaggcgATATCCTCTCTCCCACTTGGAAAGCTTACAGTGTGATacacttcttttctattctatgTTAATGAAACAAAAAGCTAAAATTATGAATGGGTGCCtattaaaggtagcataccagaACATTGACGACGTTAGGATCTTTCCACGAAAGGAAAAGATTAAGGCTGTGGGTAACTATTATGAAGACAATCACGCTCACTTTTCTCCAATTAAAGGACAAACGAATAAAgcgtctggcgtcaatcaatccgcttcagATGCGCCACCGTGCTCGCTTCAgttgagaatcgtttgaggtttcgaAGGTGTGACTGGCCTATAAGATGACTTGCTTTGACATCAGTTCTTCGACCCGGTAgagataaaaggcttggtttccactggggcggattctaACCTCTGATCCATCGTGCagacagtggaacctcttaccgactgcgttatagccgcccttatttcccctcattttccggggaaaaaaacgtggaaaatttggaaatctTTTCTTGTGGACCCTAGGAGGCACCTAACAACATGTTACGAATGCAAGCGTGGGCATAGCCACCGCGCCTGCCAGGGAGCAGGAAGGAAAGCGTCAGCAGCCCTTTCATTGTCGCTCGCTGTCAAATGCGGCGAGTATGTCTGTGCTCTTATATGTGACAAGCTTTAAGCTATAGTAttgtcagaacgacatgaagcacgtacgcagttacgtacgcggcttctctcgaggtggAGCATAGctgctaggagcgtggtgaaacccttgctggcaccactcacTGACACAGGAGCGacagtcccacctcggttcctaCTGCCGcctcgagcgcgtacgcaaatgcaccgcaactacacttgtaattcatgtcgtttcgatccGACTATAAGTTAGGTGAGTTAGTAGAACTAGAAATATTGTCATTGTAATTATGAAAGGAATTGAAACATCTAAAAACGAGACATAAAAACTATCTAAGCCTACAGACTAAAATgaagtggaaatttttatCTAGTAGCGAAAGTGGTtagcttcacttttttgtttccggcttGAATATTAGATACTCTTAGATAATTAGACCACCCTCTTCATGCTAACAGGTAAACTAAAATGTTGTCAACACCTCTTCTTCAGGTCTATATCAGCTTGAATCCAGAAGAGGGAACGCAGTGTTATGTTGGATGTTAGATGTCTGGAGACATGCGTCCATAACTCTTCTTTACTTCTAGACTGACCTACAAAGTGGGCATTGCAAAAACAGAGGACGAAGCACAACGGATCTTCATCTGGAATCCCGTTAGTGATGATTacgtgggtttttttttctcgagcgTTTCCAGCTTGCTCCCTCAGCACCTAAAATTTCGGCCTAACTTCAGATTTTCTGGCAAGATGGTCATCTCTACTACTCAGATTCTGCCGATTCGGATACATCAGTTCGAATCAGCAACGGAGGACCGAACTGGGAACATGGGATTTTCGACTGGGTCTATGAGGAGGAAATTTTTGGGCGCGGCTCGCAAGTAAGTCATTCATAGAAATGGGTGTTTTATATACAACTTTAAAGGTTTTTTATCATGATATTGACTGGTATTTCGCATTTGATTTTCTGGTGTGCTCTAGGacttgaaaaaagtttgaCAGTATCATAAAGAATTGTCTCTTCTCGTGCATTTACTCAATGTTCTGCTCTCTCCGCTTCTgacacataattttttttccgaggagAGTACTCACTGGTGACATAAATTTCGTGCGAACCATCTAGAGCCGGGAGTGAATGTGTTTTGTGGAAGCAGTTTGGATTTTACTATAAATACCACTGCTAATAGAAGGAGTTTCCAGGCAGTTTGGTGGTCTGAGAGAGGAGAGAAATTGGCTTTCCTCAGTCGGGAGAAAACGAAGGAGAAGTCGGTGATGATGATTAGGTTAGTGTTACCCTCAAAACTGCTGATGCTGATGTTTCTCTAGAAATCCGAAATTTGCAGCTATTCGCACGAAGAACCCTATCCGAATGTGGTGGAACTACAGTATCCTAAAACTCACGAGAAGCGTCTCCCAACCTACGCTATTAACGTATGGGACAAGAAGACCCGCGAACTGAAGCACATGGATGTGCAACTAAGGGACAGCACGTAGGCAAGAGGATCTCCAGAATGTATACTTGCAATATGTCCCTGTTGTTCAGAGCATTCCACTATCTTTATGGAGTGAAATGGGTAGTGATGCGAGACGAAGAACTACTTGTGGCTACTTGGGCAAATAGACTCCAAACACATATCTCCGTAACCATTTGTAGTTACACATCGGGAATTTGTAAACTGGTAAGGAATTTGttgggaaaaatggaaaaattctagtATCCTCATGTACAGTAAGGTAGCTGTTGCAGATATTCGAGTACAAATATCCTAGCAAAACATGGGCGGAACCGACTGACTTCTCGTCTATTTTAAGCAGTGACGATGCTATTTATATGCTTTTGCCACGAACCAGAGCGGATGGAAACAGCTACCAGCACATCGCTAAGGTGACCATTCAGGTAAGGTGGCTCAGCTCGGGCTATAAGACTGCCTCTCCCACTGCCCTGATTACAGGGGGATGCTGCGAAAGGAGCGAAGGGCGTGAAATGGGCTAAGTCATCATTCCTTTCATTGGGCGACTTTGATGTCGTGGAGTTGGAAGCTTACGATAGAGATAATGACATAATGCAAGTAATTTCCATGCTACATCTGGATTTTCTTaaagttttgattttgaatgtATATTTCACCTTTACTCATTTATTGTTCTTACTTCATTGGTCAGTGAGATGAGTGCATTGAAAGAGAATGTTACAACATACCGGCTTTCCTAACAATCCGCTGCTCGCATGctgcaaatttgaaaaggggaagaagaaaaaccataaGGACGTTACAACTGTTGAAAATCTtaactttcttgtttttaccAAACTTCTTACAACTCACGATTGCATCTCCGAATCCTCTCACTTCCTCATTTCTATGGGAAACatatagttaaaggcatcactccacgaatctgaggtggtacggatttcaggtggagtattcgtatacgggattgtagattatggagagaagggtgattccgtccatttcttcctaattgccgtaaaaaacggcccggaagatacagcttcaggcgttctggcgcactattttctacagtgagttcgactggagcgcgccagccttgtgcagattcgtggggtgatgcctttgaagcgTTTTGCTTTTGTGGATTTACCTAGCGAgattgtaaaacaaaaaactgcggaattttcaacaaatatcTGTTATGATGGAGTTTCCCGCTGTGTGATCCCCTGATCAGCAAACTTATCTTCAGAGACCATCACCAATTTTCTGAGAGCATATTTCCGGTTCTACTTGTTTAACTTCCATTTGCTATAACCTACTGTTACATTCTgaattcctttcttcttttcatcatttttcaagCCTTCAGATATTTTGGacagtttttatttgaatttgtcGAACctaaagttattttttgaagttcgaTACAAATACAAACTTTAAGATATTTCGTCGCCTCAGCGCCTTCACCGACTAACCGTCATCTGTACTCTACGAAGGGGTCACCGGTAATTTTGTGCTTCCTATGGAATTCTTACGTACATATTGAATTTAAGACAACAACGGATGCGTGGGAATGTGTATCCTGCAAGTTTTCCAACTGTACTTACCAAGTCAACCATTTGACATCAGACTTTAAACGAATCCTCACATTCTGCAAGGCAAGTGGATGCTTCCTGACAGTGGATTCCCGGTTGCACCCGTACAATGAAAATCGTGCCTACTCATGGATAGTTCGAGCATTAGCCTGCTCAGAataatttgcatttttcacaTCATATAGTGAAGGTCCTAGCGCCAAAAGCACGTTAAAAATCATTTGGGAAATGGTTTTGATACACACCACACTTAGTTTAGGGAAAAGAAACTGTTTGGAAAGGCATATGGCATGATTTCTCTAAAATGACAGCAAAGAATTTCCGTAGCACTTTTTTATCAGGAAAATTGCTGGGCTTCAGGAAGTTGTTAGGTTGAAATCGCTTCATATTTATCTGTCCAGTGTGGCATTTCTGTTCCGTATAGTGTCCACAATTGCTGTTTAGAACGTACAAAATTTCTGTATACACGTTCaaaagtaaaatgtaaaaagctGACTCCTCGAGGAGCACTTCCAGCGTTCTTACAAGTATTTGAGCAATAGTTCGTACgtcatatttctattttatgttGTTCAACTTGGCCACTTCGATTCGCAAGGATACGCAAGGATAATAAATATTGTTACAGGGGCCTGCTCATCCGCACTACTACCTTGGCGACATTATCGAAGGAAAAACTGAGAACTGTAAGATTTCCAATCTCCCATGAACAGCAGAAGTTGTCGTTCTTGTGTTTCTTTTCAGTGATCGAAATCCTAAGAGACGAAGAGTACGAGAGAAGACTGGCTACCACATTACTACCACTGGTTATAAGTGAGACAGCTCCGCTGGCGCAAGGATACGGTGCGTTGAACTTGTAGAAAAAtaggtttttaaaaataggTTAGGTTTGGAAAGCATTTTTACTGTCGTTCAAAGACACTTAAAACATCGTTTTACAAGCTAGTCATTGTTCTACATCTGGGTTATCATTAGAAAATCCAGTGTCTTCTCTCCAGCGAGCATGACAAGCTCCTCAaagcttttgttttcttgcggtcgtcattttttttgtcgaaaagGTCCAATGGCGAAGCATAGTTTCGGTAAAGTCCCCTATCATCAGTTACTCCATACCATTATTTGTGATACTAAGGCTTCGCAGaggttttagtttttattaccTCACATAGACAATTAGGTTTGTCCTCACTGAGCATGTTATTCCCCCATAAAGGGACTGCGCCATCTATGTCTGAGCTTCAATGTATATCCCGGTGTTTCGAAAAGACTAGGGATTTCCTAGGTCGGAGCCGCGGAGAACTTTGCTGTGTGCACCGGTCAAAATTCAGAAGGCATCTCCAAATCGCTCTATGAGTAGAATTTAAGTTCTTCGATGCTCTTAAATATATTGTCATTGTCGTAGACGAACTCAGAACTCAGCGGCAGGAAAAACCGAAGCAGGGTATGTACTGGAGAGGCGAGTGAATTTTCTCCGTACCTGCTATGGTGTGTCTAGCTTTCGCTCCataacctatatggatcaggcaATCACAACATGCTTTGCCAGTATTTACGTCCTCCTCCATCGGCTTCACTTTGTATTAGATATGCATGATTATACTTTTTTGTGATCATAGTCAAAGGAATATTCCAAATctgactttgaaaaaattatgcaaaattaTAATGGGACTCAAATAGGACT
The Necator americanus strain Aroian chromosome I, whole genome shotgun sequence genome window above contains:
- a CDS encoding hypothetical protein (NECATOR_CHRI.G2473.T1) encodes the protein MSVGNRTAPGPDRIRPEHLKSLPPVLINTLVRLFTRYLSECNVPKQWKTRKTVLLYKKEDPHDIGNYRPICLLSVIYKLFTRVILNRIETVLDEGQQCEQAGFRKGFSTIDHIHTVSKLIEVSREYKMPLCLTFIALKKAFDSVETEAVVEALDNQGVPTQYIKVLRELYSKFTTGISPFYKNVIIDVKRGVRQGDTISPKIFTATLENAMRKLK
- a CDS encoding hypothetical protein (NECATOR_CHRI.G2472.T1), with protein sequence MNNIDEEYDRLVEHLHDCAEKAESLKTTKRRLEAIKEDLKERRAEVLAEAAEAGKSIRYARRDIASRKTRMIALRNPKGTAIASRRGMEKIIYDFYSDLFDSHVHLPPHHLREDGQVIPEVFPLKYDMLSCRLPPVLINTLVRLFTRYLSECNVPKQWKTRKTVLLYKKEDPHDIGNYRPICLLSVIYKLFTRVILNRIETVLDEGQQCEQAGFRKGFSTIDHIHTVSKLIEVSREYKMPLCLTFIALKKAFDSVETEAVVEALDNQGVPTQYIKVLRELYSKFTTGISPFYKNVIIDVKRGVRQGGDERLGGLLHYIEDVVKKTRNTRLRAHLFNTTVLPALTYASETWAFRKQEENAVSVIERAIERVMLGVSRFMQVRDGIRSSLLRQRSKIRDAAAFEKESKISWAGHVMRFNDNRWTRAVSDWVPRDIKCTTGRPPTRWSDFFTKSFKEKYDALRVPRERRDHWATLARDRDKWKNYWRPLDQFEDQREPR
- a CDS encoding hypothetical protein (NECATOR_CHRI.G2471.T1) gives rise to the protein MIAVKHYDRAFELRCQEIESRYSLFVMLLQLLYKHSGNPEMIRPQKAVRCPRTEFFRSAEKELGNGGPQERDWRGIATALLVIMFICSLIALAVYLFTPMAAAVDSSRVPINLTTMGLLRSPISDVHFVGDAIVYENINQGYMRLPLDTMKPEPLLDRSSLIQLKTDESTCFVEFGQNSSRLAGARCYQYDVISKAQMV
- a CDS encoding hypothetical protein (NECATOR_CHRI.G2474.T1); translated protein: MAICTYNAPTLASEAAIEDLMMQAKKIKYGVIGLTETRRRHPLNAVYETGEELFLGTFGSRGVGGVGVPVNTSMAKNIDYFEQLTSRIGSLRMRRCGATPALTIFVAYAPTSSYEEEEVEAFYMDLEKFYREDHAFYKVIIGDFDAKVGPRRTPGEFHTGTHDLKWDEQGERLSEFIMTTKTIHGNWKLQKPSSLRWTWESPGGRYRNEIDHIIVNKRFCLTDVAVVPKFYTGSDHRLLRGSISFTRRAEKAAKFT
- a CDS encoding hypothetical protein (NECATOR_CHRI.G2471.T2), coding for MQKELGNGGPQERDWRGIATALLVIMFICSLIALAVYLFTPMAAAVDSSRVPINLTTMGLLRSPISDVHFVGDAIVYENINQGYMRLPLDTMKPEPLLDRSSLVTP